Proteins encoded in a region of the Marmota flaviventris isolate mMarFla1 chromosome 3, mMarFla1.hap1, whole genome shotgun sequence genome:
- the Mgp gene encoding matrix Gla protein: protein MKSLLLLTIVAALAVATLCYESHESMESYEINPFINRRNANTFMSPQQRWRAKAQERVRERSKPAYEINREACDDFRLCERYATMYGYNAAYNRYFRQRRGTK, encoded by the exons ATGAAGAGCCTGCTGCTTCTCACCATTGTGGCTGCCTTAGCGGTGGCAACTTTGTGTTATG aatCCCATGAAAGCATGGAATCCTATGAAATTA atcCCTTCATTAACAGAAGGAATGCTAACACCTTTATGTCCCCACAGCAGAGATGGAGAGCTAAAGCCCAAGAAAG GGTCCGAGAGCGCAGCAAGCCTGCCTATGAGATCAATCGGGAAGCCTGTGATGACTTCAGACTGTGCGAACGCTATGCCACGATGTACGGATACAATGCTGCCTACAATCGCTACTTTAGACAGCGTCGAGGGACCAAATGA